Proteins encoded within one genomic window of Spiribacter curvatus:
- a CDS encoding LysR family transcriptional regulator encodes MAQLNYHHLQYFQVVAHEGHLTRAARRLRISQSALSSQIRQLEERLGQPLFERRGRALHLTEAGRIALDHADTIFATGDELVATLQQTARTRQALRVGALATLSRNFQLAFLRPVLDRADVEVVLRAGGAGELFDALSALQLDVVLTNASPRSDALHPFITHRVAEQPVSLIGVPALVDGEQSLLSRLATSPLLLPTRSSGLRTAFEAVLAQYDVQPHIAAEIDDMAMLRLLTREGVGLAVIPPIVVRDELDTGELLEADRLPAMSETFYAVTTERRFPNPLLREVLSG; translated from the coding sequence ATGGCTCAGCTCAATTACCATCATCTCCAGTATTTCCAGGTGGTCGCTCACGAAGGCCACCTCACACGGGCGGCCAGGCGCCTGCGGATCTCCCAGTCGGCGCTATCGTCACAGATCCGCCAGCTCGAGGAGCGCCTTGGACAGCCGCTTTTCGAGCGCCGCGGGCGCGCCCTGCATCTGACCGAGGCAGGGCGGATCGCACTCGACCATGCCGACACCATCTTCGCCACCGGTGATGAGCTGGTGGCTACCCTTCAGCAGACCGCACGCACCCGACAGGCGCTGCGGGTCGGCGCGCTCGCGACGCTGTCGCGGAATTTCCAGCTCGCCTTCCTGCGTCCGGTCCTCGATCGGGCCGATGTCGAGGTGGTGCTGCGCGCCGGCGGGGCCGGTGAGCTATTCGACGCACTGAGCGCCCTGCAGCTGGATGTTGTCCTCACCAACGCGTCGCCGCGGTCGGACGCGCTCCATCCGTTCATCACCCATCGCGTCGCGGAACAGCCAGTGAGCCTGATTGGTGTGCCAGCGCTGGTGGATGGCGAGCAGTCACTGCTGAGTCGCCTGGCGACGTCACCGCTGCTCCTGCCGACCCGCTCCAGTGGCCTGCGCACGGCCTTTGAAGCGGTGCTGGCCCAGTACGATGTGCAACCCCATATCGCCGCGGAAATCGATGACATGGCGATGCTCCGGCTCCTGACCCGCGAGGGGGTGGGGCTCGCCGTCATTCCTCCGATCGTCGTGCGCGATGAGCTCGATACGGGGGAATTGCTGGAGGCCGATCGTCTGCCCGCGATGAGCGAGACCTTCTATGCGGTGACCACCGAACGCCGATTCCCCAATCCATTGCTGCGTGAGGTTCTGTCGGGATGA
- a CDS encoding alpha/beta hydrolase, translating into MTLAWIGGALLVVVALSWAATGWLRRSLTAPRRSVAGSPADHGVNGVAVRVPTVRGRWLSGWLLDGDPRIGRVVICHGWGVNRLFMLSLARPLQQAGWQVLLFDVRNHGNSDADDFSSMPRFAEDILAAVTWLRRGDSGDEGPLVLAGHSVGAAATLLAAAWCDDVDAVISLSGFVHPEQMMKRWLAARHVPFVPFGWLVLRYVEAVIGYRFAAIAPVAVIRRIRVPVLIAHGCRDQVIPPADAEALAKAGHPATTTLVWLEGGHDLSDELADQWPRLAAFLEGVVAGIATGQYRGQD; encoded by the coding sequence ATGACGCTGGCATGGATTGGCGGGGCGCTGTTGGTGGTCGTGGCGCTCTCGTGGGCAGCGACGGGGTGGTTGCGGCGAAGCCTGACGGCTCCCCGGCGATCGGTGGCAGGCAGTCCGGCGGATCACGGAGTCAACGGGGTCGCGGTGCGCGTGCCCACGGTCCGGGGGCGGTGGCTGTCCGGGTGGCTGCTGGACGGTGATCCGCGCATCGGGCGCGTGGTCATCTGTCACGGCTGGGGGGTCAATCGATTATTCATGCTGTCACTGGCACGACCACTGCAGCAGGCCGGTTGGCAGGTCCTGCTGTTCGATGTGCGTAACCATGGCAATAGCGATGCCGATGATTTCTCGTCCATGCCGCGCTTCGCCGAGGATATCCTCGCTGCGGTGACCTGGCTGCGCCGCGGTGACAGCGGCGATGAGGGGCCATTGGTGCTGGCCGGCCACTCCGTGGGTGCCGCGGCCACCCTGCTGGCGGCGGCCTGGTGCGATGATGTCGACGCAGTGATCAGTCTGTCCGGCTTTGTCCATCCAGAGCAGATGATGAAGCGCTGGCTCGCCGCCCGCCATGTGCCGTTCGTGCCCTTTGGCTGGCTGGTGCTGCGGTATGTTGAAGCCGTCATCGGTTACCGATTCGCCGCCATTGCCCCGGTGGCGGTGATCCGGCGGATCCGCGTGCCGGTGCTGATCGCCCATGGGTGTCGCGATCAGGTGATTCCGCCGGCGGATGCCGAGGCGCTCGCAAAGGCCGGTCATCCCGCGACAACGACCCTGGTCTGGCTCGAAGGCGGTCATGATCTCAGCGACGAGCTGGCCGACCAATGGCCCCGGCTCGCCGCCTTCCTTGAGGGCGTGGTGGCCGGCATTGCAACCGGGCAATACCGGGGGCAGGATTAA
- a CDS encoding GntR family transcriptional regulator yields MDTVTDQICLAIRQRILQGDFNGGDFLKEQAIADELGASTPPVHDALARLAGDGWVEIIPYRGARVIEWTREDSHEVFELRALLEAYAARRAAVRIRATQLTRLRAVVDQEWTLLRRPEPPHDALSDLNLEFHQTILAAAGSRRLQRSLETVLHGAISARSTYGLTRPVMENALDEHARIVDALAHADGERAGELMQVHILSVARGQPEQPG; encoded by the coding sequence ATGGACACCGTGACCGACCAGATCTGCCTCGCCATCCGCCAGCGCATTCTCCAGGGCGATTTCAACGGCGGGGACTTCCTCAAGGAACAAGCCATCGCCGATGAGCTGGGCGCCTCGACGCCGCCTGTGCACGACGCGCTCGCGCGGCTTGCCGGGGATGGCTGGGTGGAGATCATTCCCTATCGCGGTGCCCGAGTGATTGAGTGGACCCGCGAGGACAGCCACGAGGTCTTCGAGCTCAGGGCGCTGCTCGAGGCCTATGCCGCCCGACGTGCCGCGGTTCGCATCCGTGCCACGCAACTGACCCGACTGCGCGCGGTGGTCGATCAGGAATGGACACTGCTGAGGCGTCCCGAACCCCCACATGATGCGCTGAGCGATCTCAATCTCGAGTTCCACCAGACCATCCTGGCAGCAGCGGGCAGCCGCCGGCTGCAGCGCTCGCTGGAAACCGTCCTGCACGGGGCAATCTCGGCACGTAGTACCTACGGACTTACCCGACCAGTCATGGAGAATGCACTTGATGAGCATGCCCGGATCGTCGATGCGCTGGCCCATGCCGATGGCGAGCGTGCTGGTGAGTTGATGCAGGTGCATATCCTTTCTGTGGCCCGTGGCCAGCCCGAGCAACCGGGCTGA
- a CDS encoding zinc-dependent alcohol dehydrogenase family protein yields MANRILRLAPGGGFDNVSIDHADDPPAPGHGEMTVRLRASSLNFHDYGVVKGPMAPRDEARIPLSDGAGDVVAVGPGVSDFAVGDAVVSTFFPDWIDGPAIAEGFGRTPGDGIDGYARDAVTRAATAFTRIPAGWSHAEAATLTTAGVTAWRALFVNGNLKPGQTVLTLGTGGVSIFALQMAVAAGARVIATSSSDEKLARLQAMGAEAVVNYRQTPEWGDAVRELTDGRGVDHVVEVGGPGTLQQSMKAAAVGGHVSLIGVLTGINGDFPLIQALLRQQRLQAVLVGSRRDQQDLVEAMEATGIRPVVDRHFPLDELVAAFQHEESGAHFGKICIDI; encoded by the coding sequence ATGGCCAATCGCATACTCAGACTCGCCCCCGGCGGTGGCTTCGATAACGTCAGCATCGACCACGCCGACGACCCGCCCGCGCCGGGCCACGGTGAGATGACCGTGCGGCTGCGTGCCAGTTCGCTGAACTTCCATGACTATGGCGTGGTAAAGGGGCCAATGGCACCTCGGGACGAGGCGCGCATTCCCCTGTCCGATGGCGCAGGCGATGTCGTTGCGGTCGGTCCCGGCGTCAGTGACTTTGCCGTAGGCGATGCAGTGGTCAGCACCTTCTTTCCGGACTGGATCGATGGACCCGCCATCGCCGAGGGCTTTGGCCGGACGCCGGGGGACGGCATTGATGGCTATGCACGTGATGCCGTGACCCGCGCGGCTACCGCCTTTACGCGCATTCCCGCGGGCTGGAGTCATGCCGAGGCGGCGACGCTGACGACGGCGGGGGTGACGGCCTGGCGGGCCTTGTTCGTCAACGGCAACCTCAAACCCGGGCAGACCGTGCTGACCCTCGGTACCGGTGGAGTGTCGATTTTCGCGCTGCAGATGGCCGTGGCGGCCGGGGCGCGGGTGATTGCCACGTCATCCAGCGATGAGAAGCTTGCCCGTCTACAGGCCATGGGCGCCGAGGCCGTCGTCAATTACCGGCAGACGCCGGAATGGGGTGATGCGGTTCGAGAGCTCACTGATGGACGCGGCGTCGATCATGTCGTTGAGGTCGGCGGTCCCGGTACGCTGCAGCAGTCAATGAAGGCCGCAGCGGTGGGTGGCCATGTCTCGCTGATCGGTGTGCTCACCGGCATCAACGGTGACTTCCCGCTGATTCAGGCATTACTGCGACAGCAGCGGCTGCAGGCGGTGCTGGTGGGTAGCCGTCGTGATCAGCAGGATCTGGTCGAGGCAATGGAGGCCACCGGGATCCGCCCGGTCGTCGACCGACACTTCCCCCTCGACGAGCTGGTCGCGGCCTTCCAGCATGAGGAAAGCGGCGCCCACTTCGGCAAGATCTGCATCGATATCTAG
- a CDS encoding SOS response-associated peptidase, with protein MCGRFDLHARPDGVARSIGATAAEPELTSAWGYNITPGRSILTVYAGSSPQEPVLGLGWWGFRPQWAGDDAPAPINARAEKVASSRYFRDSFAHRRCLIPANGWFEWQPTSSGKQPWYVSAADAPLIFYAGLWADSDQAPGRCCAIITEPARGIAETIHPRMPLVLAPEAITAWLDPSLTTRPAIRRSVQRIDPARLTAWPVSSRVNRPSEDDATLIEPVEG; from the coding sequence ATGTGCGGACGCTTCGACCTCCATGCCCGTCCCGATGGGGTCGCCCGATCGATCGGGGCGACAGCCGCCGAGCCAGAGTTGACCTCGGCGTGGGGCTATAACATCACGCCCGGTCGATCCATCCTGACGGTGTACGCGGGTTCATCACCGCAAGAGCCGGTGCTGGGCCTTGGCTGGTGGGGCTTTCGCCCACAATGGGCGGGGGATGATGCACCGGCGCCCATCAATGCCCGGGCGGAAAAGGTGGCATCGTCACGGTATTTCCGGGATTCATTCGCCCACCGCCGCTGCCTGATACCGGCCAATGGCTGGTTCGAGTGGCAGCCGACGTCGAGCGGTAAACAACCCTGGTACGTCAGCGCGGCAGATGCGCCGCTGATCTTCTACGCCGGCCTATGGGCCGACTCGGATCAGGCTCCGGGCCGCTGCTGTGCGATCATCACCGAGCCGGCCCGTGGTATCGCCGAGACGATCCACCCGCGCATGCCATTGGTACTGGCGCCCGAGGCCATCACGGCCTGGCTTGATCCGTCACTGACTACCCGCCCGGCGATCCGGCGGTCGGTTCAGCGGATCGATCCGGCCAGGCTCACCGCCTGGCCGGTCTCGTCCCGCGTCAATCGACCCAGCGAGGACGATGCAACGCTCATCGAGCCCGTTGAGGGCTGA
- a CDS encoding BCCT family transporter, translating into MHWGFLAWAVLGGLTSLVLVHAHYVRGLPLQPRTLLYPCSVIGSCTAPSAALDAVCVIAVVAGTVGPIGFLATQVAYGGSVLFGFSDGYGTQLAVLVVLGMIYVSSAVSGIHRGIQLLSRFNVYLALAIGAIILLFGPTLFLIDAYTQGMGAYLGNFLAMATMTTQTAPEWWMKWWTVFFFAWFIGYGPLMALFVARISRGRTVREMILAVCVAAPIATTVWFTLLGGSGIFYQLNGSIDLAEALTNFQFDVATLTVAEALPLGSLMAAAILLLTTIFVATTGDSMSYTISMVATGHDRPSTVVRAFWGITLAVMAAILLYMGAGQISALQQFIVVTAIPVSLVLLPSLWTGPKAAYAMAREQGLVR; encoded by the coding sequence ATGCACTGGGGCTTTCTCGCCTGGGCGGTGCTCGGCGGGCTGACCAGCCTGGTGCTGGTGCACGCGCACTATGTCAGGGGCCTGCCGCTGCAGCCGCGCACCCTGCTCTACCCGTGTTCGGTGATCGGGTCATGCACGGCGCCATCGGCGGCTCTCGATGCCGTGTGCGTGATCGCCGTGGTGGCGGGGACCGTCGGGCCCATCGGCTTTCTCGCCACCCAGGTCGCCTATGGCGGCAGCGTGCTGTTCGGCTTCTCCGATGGCTACGGCACCCAGCTCGCGGTGCTCGTGGTGCTGGGCATGATCTATGTCTCCTCGGCCGTGAGCGGCATCCATCGCGGCATCCAGCTGCTCAGCCGCTTCAACGTCTATCTCGCACTCGCCATCGGCGCCATCATCCTGCTGTTCGGGCCCACGCTGTTCCTCATCGATGCCTACACCCAGGGCATGGGCGCCTATCTGGGCAACTTCCTCGCCATGGCCACCATGACCACCCAGACCGCGCCGGAGTGGTGGATGAAGTGGTGGACGGTGTTCTTCTTCGCCTGGTTCATCGGCTACGGGCCGCTGATGGCGCTGTTCGTCGCCCGTATCTCGCGCGGCCGCACGGTGCGCGAGATGATCCTCGCCGTCTGCGTCGCCGCCCCCATCGCCACCACCGTGTGGTTCACGCTGCTCGGCGGCTCGGGGATCTTCTACCAGCTCAATGGCAGCATCGACCTCGCCGAGGCGCTGACCAACTTCCAGTTCGATGTCGCCACCCTGACCGTCGCCGAGGCCCTGCCCCTTGGCTCGCTCATGGCCGCCGCCATCCTCCTGCTCACCACCATCTTCGTGGCCACAACCGGTGATTCCATGAGCTACACCATCTCCATGGTGGCCACCGGCCATGACCGGCCAAGCACCGTGGTGCGGGCGTTCTGGGGCATCACTCTGGCAGTGATGGCCGCCATCCTGCTCTACATGGGGGCCGGCCAGATCTCCGCGCTGCAGCAGTTCATCGTGGTCACCGCCATCCCGGTCTCACTGGTCCTGCTACCGTCGCTGTGGACCGGGCCAAAAGCCGCCTATGCCATGGCCCGCGAGCAGGGGCTGGTGCGCTGA
- a CDS encoding BCCT family transporter, whose translation MSIDNDQRRTQAPPASNIGETFGDPWVLGLSAGFILLFVGLSIFDVDLVSQLVGSGFAWTAKYLGSYFQLLLLLTFVIALGVAISPAGGAVMGDLDKPEMSTFRWLAIIMCPCSPAVACSRRRRTGLSLHRPTPPAFEPRPARSRPSAGRSRSRSCTGAFSPGRCSAG comes from the coding sequence ATGAGCATCGATAACGATCAGCGCCGGACTCAGGCGCCCCCGGCATCAAACATCGGTGAGACCTTCGGCGATCCATGGGTGCTCGGCCTCAGTGCCGGGTTCATCCTGCTATTCGTTGGTCTGTCCATCTTCGACGTCGATCTGGTCAGTCAGCTCGTGGGCAGCGGGTTTGCCTGGACGGCCAAGTATCTCGGCTCATACTTCCAGCTCCTGCTGCTGCTGACCTTCGTCATCGCCCTCGGGGTGGCGATCTCGCCGGCGGGCGGGGCGGTCATGGGTGATCTCGACAAGCCCGAGATGAGCACCTTCCGCTGGCTGGCGATCATCATGTGCCCCTGCTCGCCGGCGGTGGCGTGTTCTCGCCGCCGGCGAACCGGTCTATCACTTCATCGCCCGACGCCGCCCGCCTTTGAACCGAGACCGGCACGGTCGAGGCCATCCGCGGGGCGCTCGCGCAGTCGTTCATGCACTGGGGCTTTCTCGCCTGGGCGGTGCTCGGCGGGCTGA
- a CDS encoding membrane dipeptidase: protein MAERVRIDGLQYSNWSRAIFEEMRAAGLDAVHVTAAYWESARELMANIGAWHRRFEAHADLIMPIRTAADIDRAKASGRTGIILGLQNCSPIEDSIDLVSVFKQLDVHIMQLSYNNQSLLCSGYLEDDDSGLSRFGREAIREMNRVGMVVDTSHTAERSTLEAIEYSSRPTVVSHANPQSVRDTPRNKSERVMRALAESGGLMGFSCYPFHLPARSDTTLEAFTEMVARAVDVMGVSHLAIGTDLCQDQPIEVLSWMRNGHWARVMDYGEGSADQPDWPAPLGWLRGAADFPNIEQGLEKRGFSSPEVDALIGGNWRRFLDGALQPQG, encoded by the coding sequence ATGGCAGAACGAGTGCGCATCGACGGGCTCCAGTACAGCAACTGGAGCCGCGCGATCTTTGAGGAAATGCGGGCCGCGGGGCTGGATGCCGTGCACGTCACCGCCGCGTACTGGGAGAGTGCCCGCGAACTCATGGCCAACATCGGCGCCTGGCACCGGCGCTTCGAGGCGCATGCCGATCTGATCATGCCGATACGAACGGCGGCGGATATCGACCGGGCGAAGGCCAGCGGGCGCACCGGGATCATCCTCGGGCTCCAGAACTGCTCGCCCATCGAGGACTCGATCGATCTTGTATCGGTGTTCAAGCAGCTCGATGTGCACATCATGCAGCTCTCCTATAACAATCAGTCGCTGCTGTGCAGCGGTTATCTCGAGGATGATGACAGTGGTCTCTCCCGCTTCGGCCGCGAGGCCATCCGTGAGATGAACCGCGTTGGCATGGTTGTGGACACCTCGCACACCGCAGAGCGCTCGACGCTCGAGGCGATTGAGTATTCGAGCCGCCCGACCGTTGTGTCCCACGCGAATCCGCAGTCGGTCCGCGACACCCCGCGCAACAAATCCGAACGGGTCATGCGAGCGCTGGCGGAGAGTGGCGGTCTGATGGGGTTCAGTTGCTATCCCTTCCATCTGCCCGCCCGTTCGGACACCACCCTCGAGGCGTTCACCGAAATGGTCGCGCGGGCCGTGGACGTCATGGGCGTATCGCATCTCGCCATCGGCACCGACCTCTGTCAGGACCAGCCGATCGAGGTGCTCTCGTGGATGCGGAACGGCCATTGGGCCCGGGTCATGGATTACGGCGAGGGCTCGGCCGATCAGCCCGACTGGCCCGCGCCACTCGGCTGGCTACGGGGAGCCGCTGACTTCCCCAACATCGAGCAGGGGCTCGAGAAACGAGGCTTTTCGTCACCGGAAGTCGACGCCTTGATCGGCGGGAACTGGCGACGCTTCCTTGACGGGGCATTGCAACCCCAGGGCTGA